CGTCCGTCGGGCGAGGTGAGCGGGCAGGGGACGGTCCTCCGCGACATCGAGCCGATCGTCGCGCTGGCGGCGATGGAGGCGTACGACGTGCCGGAGCCCCCGGACGACTGGTCGCTCCCGCATCCCGACACCGTCCCGCAGGGCACGGGCGAGTTCGGCAACCTGATGGTACAGGTGATCGCGGCCGTACAGGTGCTCGCCGGCGCCGCGCTGCTCGTCGCGTCGTTCGTCATGGACCTGAACACGATCGTCGCCCCGGCGATCGGGATCGTGTTCCTGATAATCGGGCTGTTGCTCTTCGTGATGGTCGCGAACGCCCGCCTCTCGGACCGGTTCCGATCGGAGGAGTATCGCGAGCGTCTGCGGGCCCTCCGACAGGCCAAAGAGCGCCCCGACTTCGTGCCGGTCGAAGGGGGGGTCATAAACGACGAGGAGCGGGACGAGTAAACCGTCGATATCGATAGATAGAGGCCTTGTAAACCCCTCCACGTCGACGGATTCAGTCGGTGGGTTTAAGCGCACGCCGTCCCGAGTGAACCTGTATGAAAAGGCGGGAATTTGTGCGGACGGCCGGCGGTGCCAGCGCCGCGGTCGCGGCCTCGGCCGGGGCGACCGGAACGGCCGCCGCACAGGAAGCGAAACCGGACTGGCCGAGCGGGGTCACCGACGGGAATCTCGGAGAGTACCAGGACGCCCGCGGCGAAAGTGAGGTGACCGTTGAGGTCGGCGCGGGCGGCAACGGGCTCGCGTTCGCTCCGACACAGCTGTGGGTCGACACCGGCACGACGATCACCTTCGAGTGGACGGGCGCCGGCGGCGCCCACAACGTCCAGACGGTCGAGGGTGGCGGGCCGGCCAGCCTCGACAGCGGCGACCCCGTCGGCGAAGAGGGGTACACCTACGAGTACGAGGTGACCGAGGAAGACGCGGGCATCACCCACTACCACTGCGTGCCCCACACCGCGGTCGGCATGCACGCCGGCATCGCCGTCGGCGGGGACGTCCCCACCGTCGAGACGGGCGGCGGCAACACCGGGTGGCCGGAGAACATCGCCCACGTCGGCGTTCCGCTGCACGCCCACTGGGTCGGTATCGCCGCGATCCTCGGTATCGCGCTGACGTTCGTGTTCACGTTCTACCTCCTGAAGTACGGTGAGTCGGCACACACCGGCCACGGGGGTGCACAATGAGCTCCGGCGGTTCCTCGTACGGTGACATCCACCGGTACGAACCGGCTCGAGAGAGCACGGCCGCGGCGATCGCGATCGTGTTGCTCACCGTCATCGAAGTCGTGTTCGTCGCGCTCTTCGTGTACGGGCTCATGTCGGCGTGGGCGTCGACGGAGGCCGGCAACATGTTCGCGGGCGCGCTCCTGGCGATGATCTTCATCGATCTCGCCTTCATCCTCCTGCTGTACCGCAAGGAGTTCCTGCCTGACGTGATGATCGTGAAGAAGCGCCGCCGCAAGTGGGAGGACCTGTACATCCGCGAGGAGGACAAAGACGGCACCACCGTTGACACCGACAACCTGACCGAGACGCTCAAACGGGCCGTCTACCCGTACTACAAGAAGTGATCTGACAATGAGTCTTAAAAAACAAGACGAGATGGACCACAACGCGTGGCTCAAAAACCAGGATCTGACGGTCATCGAGACCGCGTTCCTCACCACGCTCATCTGGCTCGACAAGCGGCTTCGCATCGTCGACTACCTCGAGCTGCTGGAGACGATGTACTACCGCGCGAACCTCCAGATGCCGAAGAGCCACACCGAACAGTACGACCTCGACAACAAGTTCTGGTACTGGTACCCCCTGTACTCGCTCGGGTCCCTTTCGATCATCGCGTACCTCGTCGCCGCCGTTTCGGGGGCGCTCCTGGGGTTCTACTACGCCCCGTCCACCGCCGGCGCCGCCGCGCAAGGCGACCCGACGGCCGCGTACGACTCCCTCGTGATGATCATGAAGGACGTCCAGTTCGGGTACATGCTCCGCTCGATCCACCGCTGGGCGGCCCAGTTCATGGTGGCGGCGGTGTTCCTGCACATGCTTCGTGTGTACTTCACCGGCTCCTACAAGGAGCCCCGTGAGGTCAACTGGATCCTCGGGATCGTCCTCATCGGCCTGACGCTGCTGTTCGGCTTCTCCGGGTACGTCCTCCCGTGGAAGCAGCTGTCCTTCTGGGCGGCGCAGATCGGCGTCGAGATGGCGCTCGCGACGCCCCTCGTGGGCGAGTGGGCGGCACAGCTCCTGTTCGGCGGCTTCACCCTCGGGCAGGCGACGCTGGTGAGAATGTACATCCTGCACGTCTTCGTGTTGCCGTTCGTGGTGACGGGCCTCATCGCCCTCCACGTCGGCATCGTTTGGGTGCAGGGCATCGCGGAACCGCACTAATCCAATGACTGACGACACCACTCCCATGACGGACGGAGGCACCGACGCGGACGCGCGGACGGACGGCGGCCCGCCCGCCGCCGTGCCGCCGGACGACGAGACGCCGACCTGGACGGAGCGTAAAGAGCACTCTCAGGGGCTCGCACAGCTCACGTACCAGTACTTCGAGCGGTCGCGCCGCGAGGACGAGGACTTACGCGCCGAGTCGACGTACGTCGAGCGCGACGTCCTCGGGTTCCCGACCTGGCCCCACGAGACGCTCCGGAACTTCGCTATCACGAGCTTCTTCGTCGGGATCATGATCCTGGTCGCGGCGCTGATGCCGGCTCACTTCGGTGAGCCCGCCAACCCCGGCGCGACGCCCGCCATCATCCTCCCCGACTGGTACCTCTACTGGTCGTTCGGGCTGCTGAAGCTGAACCCGCTCAACCCCCAGCTCGCCGTTCTCGGCGGCAACATCGTGATGTCGAACGAGCTGCTCGGCATCGTCGCTCACGGGATCATCTTCGGGATCATCGGGCTCGTGCCGTTCCTCAACAAGGGGAGCGCGCGCCGTCCCGTCGAGCAGCCGTTCTGGGCCGCCGTCGGCGTGACGGGCGTCATCCTGGCGTTTACGCTCGCGGCGCTGGCGATCCAGAACTTCTTCCCGATCTCGCTCGACCTGCTGCTCACCCTCACGTTCATGCTGCCCGTCCTCGGCGGCATCCTCACCTACGCGGTGTTGAAGACCATGCGTGAAGGATACATGTACGACCTGAACCGCCGGTACTACATGCTGCGGCCCCCGAAGTAAGGCGACCGACCACCGATTTTGCGGTACCCGTTTCCCGATGTCACCATCACCAGACACCAACGACACGCAGGCGTTCGACGAGACCGGAGATCCGGTCGCGAAAGCCGATCAAGAAGACCCGCGAGACGAACCGACCGGGCCGCGTGTCGGTCCCGACGGTCGGGAGGTCGTCGTCCCCTTCCGGCTTTATAAGGCCGTTACCGTCTTCTCGACGCTCGCCGCGGTCGTCGCCTACCTGATCGGTTTCACGCTGATCGACGCCGCGACGCTGCAGATCAGCTTCGTGCGGACGGCCATCGTCTACCTGCTCAACAGCGCCGGGCTGTTCCCGTCGAACGACCTGCTGGTCGCGACCCTCGTGATCACCGGGATCGCGTTCCTCGTCGCCGGAACGACGGTGTACGTTCTCGGGACGCGGTTCCGCGGGCAAGGGATGGGAAAGGCTCAAGGTGACTCCAGCGAACAGTAAGGTAATGGCAGACGAGTTCATGAAGGGGTTCACCCTGTTCACGCTCGGCGGTCTCGGATGGCTCACCTTCGGCGGCTGGTACCGGACGCCCTCGTACTACGAGATCGTTCAGCTCGTTAACCCGGCCGAGGGAGTCAACACGGCGTACGGAGAGATCGGTCTGATCGCCGGCGACGCGTCGTTCTGGATCATGATCCTCGGCGCACTCACGTTCTGGGTGCTCATCCCGGCGAGTCGCGAGCTTCGCGACATGCTCGACGACGACGCAGAAACCGCGAACTAACGTCGCCTCTCTCCTCTGCCTTCCTTCCCCGCTGAGCGACGACGCCGCTTCGCGTGTTGCGGTCTGCGCTCGCTCCGTCTTATCGGCTCGGATAGACGACGCGCCCGCTAGCCGTTCGCGACTGCTGGATTGCCGGTGCGCCGTCGCCTTCGGAACTCGCGAGCGCATCGGCCGTCATCGCGCGCTCCGGTCTGTGTCCCGTCTCGACGACGGCGCACAGGCTCACATACGCACTAGTTAAAAATGCACACGGCGGCGCCGCGTCGACGACGGGCGGCGCTCGGTTTCGCGATCGATATTCAAGCGGGAACCCGGTTCGCCGGGCGGCTCACCTCACGCGACGACGAACTGGTTCCAGATCCCCGAGACGAGGAAGAAAAGCGAGTAGTAGCCGACGAACACCATCAACACGAGCGAGGCGGCGATCGAACTCTTCGGCGCCTCGATCGGCATGTCGTTGCGCGCTTCGACGTTACGCGCTTCCAGCTCGAACAGGTCGGCGATCAGCATGGTGATCACGATCACCGCCACGATCACGCCGCTGACCGGGGCATCGAGGGTGAACAGAAACGACAGGAGCACCAGCCCGATGTTCGTGAACGCGTGAGGCGTGTACGGCTCGACGCTCTCTCCGTCCGTTCCCTGCTCGACGTGGCGCCGGTGCGCGATGTGTCTGGTCGCGAGGTTCGCGACCGCCATCACGAGCAGCGCGTATGGCAGCATCGGCCCGACTTCGGACAGCCAGCCGAGCGGAACGAGGAACTGCAGTGGGTCCATACCGATCCATCCGGTTACGAGTTATTAGAGTGTTTCCGATCGGCGCGCTCGCGAGCCGCCACGGGTGCCGCGAACGCGACCCGATCGACGGGTTCGATCGCGACCGGTCGGTGCGGCGCGACCACGGAGCGCCGCTCCCCGTCGACGACGATCGCGACCGGTTCGCCCTCGCGCTCGACCGTGAGCCGAACCCGGTCGGGCGTCACCCACGTGTCCGTCCGCGTGCTGAAGGGAGCGATCGGCGCGACCGGGAACCCGCCACCCGGCTCGACGATCGGTCCGCCGACGGCGTTCGCGTAGCCGTCGCTGCCGAGCGGCGTCGCGACGACGACGCCGTCGGCGCGGACCGACTCGGTCTGTCGCTCGGTGAACTCGACGGCGAACTCCGAGATCCGAGCCGGCTCGCTGGTGACGAGCGCCACGTCGAACAGCGCTTTCGCCGGCGGGGCCGTGCCGTCCGTGACCGCCATCACCGGGTGTTCGACGCGCGCGACGCGTTCGCCGGCCGCCGCCGCGTCGAGCAGTTCCCGGAGGGCCGCGACCGCGCCGTCGCGATCGAACGCGAGCCGCCGGTCGCCGACCGGAATCACCGTCCCGTCGGGCGCCGAGACGGCGGCGTCGCGGATCGCCTCGTCGCCGAGCGCGACGACGATGGGCGCCTCGGCCGCGTCGCTCGCGCTCGCGAGGTCCGTGAGGTCGGCTCCGGCGCCCTCGACCGCGTCCCGAAGGGTCGACGCGCGCCCGTCGTCACCGACGACGGCGACGCGGCGTTCCGACGCTTCCATGTCCGACGGTGCGACCGGCGAGCGTGAAAACCTCCCGGTTCGCGACAGGCCGACTCCCCTAGAACGGCCAGTCGCCGGTGATCTTCATCCCCGTGGCCTTCCCCTCCCGTTCGAGTGCGGCCGCGATATCGGCCGTCGGCCGGCGTTCCGTCGACACGTCGTCGCCGGCGAGGTCGACGACGAGCGCCGTCAGGAGGATCGCCTGCTCGCGGAGGGTCCGCGACTCCAGTTTGTCGATCGTGTCGGCGCCGGTGTGTCCCCACCCCCGCCCGCGCCCCGCCGTCTCGCCGGAGACCATGTAGCCGGGGATCCCGCGCTGGACGAACGACCAGTGGTCGCTGTGAGGAACCTGCGCGCCGGCGAGCGCGATCGGGTGGTCGAACCGCTCGCTCACGCGCTCGCCGGCGGCCTCCAACGCGTCGAACCCGTGGTGGTCGAGCCTGAGCGTGCGACCGAACACGTTGCTGTCGACGTTGACGACGGCCTTGACCCGATCCGGATCGACGCCCTCGGCGAAGCGCCCGGAGCCGACCAGCCCCACCTCCTCGGCGCCGAAGCCGACGAACCGAACTCTCGTGTCGAGGTCGCCCTCGCGGGCGGCGAGCGCCGTGGCGATTTCGACGACCGTCGCGGTGCCGGCGCCGTTGTCCATCGCCCCCTCTGCCAGATCGTGGGCGTCGACGTGCGAGGAGACGACGACGTACTCGTCCGTGTCGGGGCCGACGTCGGCGACCACGTTCCCGCTCGTCGCGTCCGGAGTCTCACAGTCGACGGCGACGGTCACCTCTTCGCCCTCGTAACGACGCGCGAGGCGCGCGCCGGTCTCCTTGGAGACGCCGACCGCCGGAATTTCGCCTATCGGCGCGTCTTCGGTGCCGACGCTTCCGGTCGGCGGCAGGGTTCCCTCGACGTGGTTCGCGAAGACGAACGCCGCGGCGCCCGCCTCCACCGCGTGGTAGTACTTCTCTCGGCGGTGGATGAAGCGGTCGACCGAGTCGGGCGTGTCGGACGACACCATCACGACCGCTCCGGTCAGGTCGCGCTCGAAGTCCTCGGGGACGCCGTACCCCAGGTCGACGAACTCGCCGGTCGCCTCGTCGCTCGGGCTTCGGGGGAGCGCGATACAGGCGTTCCCTCCGGCGGCGAGGACCTCGTCGCCCCGCCGGATCTCGCTGTCGCCGCGCGTCCAGCCCTGGATCTCGAACTCCTCGATCCGGGCGTCGCGCGCGCCCGCGTCTGCCAGCGCGTCGCGGGTCAGTTCGAGACCGGCGCGCTCGCCCTCGGACCCCGCCATCCGGTCGCCGACGTCGACGAGCGCTTCGAGGTGGTCCCATCCGGCGTCGCTGGTGAACGTCTCACCGATCCAGTCGGTCATGGGGTGTCGGTTCGGCGGCGGCGAGTCAAGGGTTTCGGTGGCGGCCGGCGGGGCCGGGGATTATACGCCGCTCCCGAGCGGGAGCAGGAGCGTCGCGGCCTCGGCGGCCGCGAACGTCGAACTGTACGCGTGGTTCAACATGAGGTACGTGACGACGCCGAGCACCAGCGAGAGGAGCCACGCGCTCGCGGCGATCCGGCCGACGCGGCGGTGCGGCGTCTCGTTGCGCAGTTCCGACTCGGTGTGCGTGAGCCCGAGGACGATGGCGTAGAGGACGACCGGGACGGAGACCACGGAGAGGATGATGTGGATCGCGAGCATCAGCAGGTACGCCGGGTAGACCCAGTCCCACAGGGGGACCCAGCCGTACGACGACTCCAGGACGAACTCCCGCGTTCCGCCGCCGGCGACCTTCGGGAGGTACATCCCCAAGAACACGAGGATGAGGGTAAAGGAGGTCGTCATCGCGGCCGCGTGTTTCTTCACCTCGTTGTTTCGGATCCAGTACCACCCGAGCGAGAGCGTGAGTATCGTGACGGAGTTGACGGCCGCGATGGCGTGCGCGAGGAGGTCGACGGTGTCCCGCGTCAGGTCCGGGAAGAGCGCCTGAAACTGCGGCACGAGGAACACGCCGCCGACGGCGCCGTAGCCGATGATCGTGAGGAGTACGGTGATCGCGCCGGCCCGACCCTTAGCCCGGTCGCGAACGCTGGCGGTGGACATACGAACGCTTGTCGCGGGACGGTTATTTCGCTTTCGAGGCTCGGGGAGCACGCGGGTCGTCGCCGGGGTGCAATCGAGGTCGTGTCCGCGCTATCGCTCGATGACGCCCGTCGCGGTCGCGACCTCGATGGCCGCCTCCTCGTTTATGCCGCCCTGTAAGATCGTGTATCGGTCGCGGATCTCGTGGGCGCTCGTGAGCGCGGCGAGCAGCTCCGCGTCGTCGATGCCGAGTTCGGCGGCGGTCGTCGGCGCGTCGAGTTCGGCGAGCGCGTCGCGGATCGCGGCCCACTCCCCGTTCTCGCCGCTGTGGAGGTACTCGGTCAGGATCGAGGCGACGCCGACCTGGTGGCCGTGGAGCGCCTTCCCCGGCGCGATCCGGTCGAGCTGGTGTGAGATGAGGTGCTCCGCGCCGGAAGCGGGCCGAGACGACCCGGCGATCGACATCGCCACGCCGGAGGAGACGAGCGCCTTCACGACCACCCACGCCGACTCCTCTAAGCCGGGGCGGATCATGTCGGCGTTCTCGACGAGCAGCTCCGCGGTCATCTCCGAGAGCGCTCCGGCGTACTCGCTGTACTCGACGTTTCGCAGCCGACGGGCGAGCCGCCAGTCTCTCACCGCGGTGTAGTTCGAGATGATGTCCGCACAGCCCGCGGTGGTGAGCCGCCACGGGGCGTCCGCGATCAGCGTCGTGTCCGCGACGACCGCGAGCGGCGGGTCGGCCGCGACCGAGTGGCGCGTGTCGCCTTCGGGGATCGACGAGCGCCCCGAGACGATCCCGTCGTGCGAGGCGACCGTCGGGACGGAGACGAAGCCGACGCCGAGGTGGTCGGCCGCCATCTTCGCGATGTCGATCGGTTTCCCGCCGCCGAGGGCGATCAGGTAGCCGGGGTCGACCGCCTCCGCGGTCGCTTTCAGGTCCTCGACCGCGTCGAAGGAGGCCTCCTCGACGACGGCGGTGGCGGGGTCGTCGAACTGCGCCCGGACGCGGTCGCCGGCGATGTCGTTCGGCGTCGGGCTGGTGACGATGAGCGGCCGCCCGGTGAGGTAGAGTTCGCCGACCGCTTCCCCGAGGTCGTCGAGGACGCCGTGTCCCACGAGCACGTTTCGCGGGAGCTTGATCCACGTGGTCTTCTCGAACATACCGGCCGGTCGTCCGCGGGCGTGAAAGCCGTTGTCCATGCCGGCGGTGCGTAGCCCGACGCGACCGTCGCCGCGTCGCCGCCGAGCGTCAGACCCCAAGCGCCGCGAGCGTCGTCGCGGCGTCGTACAGGAAGTAGACGCCGAACCCGGCGAGGACGACGGCGGAGCCGACCGCGACGAACGGCGCGAACGTCTCGATCCGGCGCTCGGCCGCGACGAGCCCCGTCGGGAACCCGACGATCCACGTCAACACGCCGAGGAAGAAGCCGCCGATGAGCGCCGGGGATCCGGTGGCGACCACGAGCGTCCCCGCGAGGTCGTCGCCGACGACGGGGAGCCTGGCGAGGACGTCGAGCTGGCCGGGTCGGAGGAGCCCGACCCCGACCGTCAGCCAGAAGAGGACCTGATAGGGGTTCGTCAGCGCGAGCACCAGCGCCTTCTGGAACCCCTTCCCCTCAGAGACGAGCGGCTCGTCGCCGGCGGTCGGCCGGAACGACGCCCGCGCGCCGCGGACCGCGCCGACGGCGAAGTACAGCATGAGGACGCCGCCGACCGCGATCATCGCGCCGCGGAGGAGGGGGAACGCCTCCACGACCGCGACGACGCCGAGGTACGCGAGGACGAAGAATATCGCGTCGGCGGTCGCGGCGCCGAGCCCGGCCCGGAAGCCGGCGAGTCGGCCACGCAACACCGACTCCTCGGCGATCACGGCGTTCATCGGTCCCGGCGGGGCCGCGAGCGCCAGCCCGAAGACGACGCCGGCACCCAGCGTTACGAGCAGAGTCACACGGGAACAGAGGGTTGGTTTCGTGAAAAAACTCGCGAACAAACCGTGGGCGTCACGGCCGACGAACCCGCATCGATGTACGATTGTGGGTGCCGTGCGTTGGTGGGTGCGCAGTCGATGAGGGCCGTCCGCGCGAGGCGCCACGCGCCGATCAGTCGGCGTCTTCGACCCGGATCGACCGGGCGATCTCCGCCGGGAGGCTCTGCTCGCCGGTCGGCGTCGTCACCGTCACCATCCCGAACGGGGCGACGTCGGTGACCTCGATTTTCGTTCCCGGCGTGATCCCGGCGTCGGCGAGGTACGCGAGTTCGTCCTCGTCGCGGTCGGAGACGCGACTGACGACCACGCGGTCGCCCTCGGTCCGGTCCGCGAGGCGCGCGCCGGTCCCCTCGTCGACGGGTTCGAGGTCCGCGCCGGGGATCGGGTCGCCGTGGGGGTCGACGGTGGGGTCGCCGAGCGCCTCCGCCACGCGGCGCTCGAACGCCTCGGAGATGTGGTGTTCTAGGGCGTCCGCCTCGTCGTGGACCTCGCTCCAGTCGTAGTCGAGCCGCTCGGCGAGAAACGCCTCCAACAGCCGGTGGTGGCGGACGATCTCCAACGCGACGGCCTCGCCGTCCGCCGTCAACTCCACCCCGCGGTACGGCTCGCGCTCGACGAGCCCGCGCTCCTCTAACTTGCCCAGCATGTCCGTGACCGAGGGCGCGGTCTTATCGAGGTACTCCGCGATCGCCGAGGTCGAAACCGGCGGGTCCTGTTCGGACTGGAGGACGTATATTGCTTTTAAATAGTCCTCCATCACGTCGCTCAGCATTTATAAACGATCGCGGACGCCGGCTGAAATACCTACCGGGAGACGGCGATGTGTGAGCCGTGAACGGCCGTCGACGACCGGGTTACTCGTCTTGGAGCTCCGCCTCGCGCAGCGCCTCGTTGAGGTCCTCGCGGACGCGCTCGCCGGTCTCGCGGTCCATCGCGGTGGTGACGATGCGGTTCTCCTGAACGCTGGAGCCGTCTCGCAAGAGCAGCCGCACGTTCCCGTTCGTCCCGGCGCGCGTGGCCTTCGCGCGCAGCCCCGTCCGCGACCCGGTGCCGCCGGCGTCTATCGGACCGGGGACGATCTTCTTTACGTGCGGGTGGTTCGCGACCGTGCTGACCGCCTTTCGACCCTTTCGGTCGCCGATGAGCGTCGAGTGGGACCCGCCGATCTTCTCTCTCGGCGGCGTCTCGATCACCTCCAACGCGCGGTCGCCGCGACGGTCGAGGACCCACGCGACGACGGGGCTCGCGTGTTCGTCGTCGGCAGACTCCCCGTCGACGCCCGCGTCGGGAACGCGGTAGAACTCGTGGTGGACCTGCGCGCGCGTCTCGCGGAGCGGCTCTCGGTCGCCGGCGGCGTAGACGGTGTCCGGTCGCTTTCGGCGGATCTCGTCGGCGACGCGCCCGGCGAAGTTGCGGAGCTGTATCTCGGTGAGCTGCTCGTCGGTCTCGGGGCGAGTCGTCACGGTCGTCTCGCCGACGACCTCCTCGTCGTCGAGCATCGTCAGCCGCGCGCGGCGCTCGCCGAACTCGACGACGACCGCGTCGGCGTTGGCGGTGTTACACGTGAGACAGTAGTCTCCGGGCTTGCGAAGCGGGGTCCCACACCGCCGACAGTTCATACTCCACGGAGGAGCGTGACGGATAAAAGCGCGTCCGTTCGCCGAGTCGCGGAGACAACCCATTTAGCCGGCGACGGCCTGGTAGTGGTATGAACACCGACCGATCCGCGGCGGATCCCCCGGAGCGTGAGTCCGGTGACGACGCCGATCCGGCCGCTCCCGACCCCGACCTCCCGGAGGGAGACGCCATCGAGGACCGGTTGGCGCGGCTGTTCCGCAGCGGGCGGACCAACGCGGTGATCGCGTGGTCGATGGTCGCCGTCCTCGCCGGCGTGTTCGTCGAGAGCCTGCTGGGTCTCGACATCCTTCCGATGGTCCTCGTCGCCGCCGTCGCCGCCGTCGTGGTCGCACCGGCGGTCGCCGCGCGGAACCCGCAGGTGATGCTCCCGTGGGAGGTCCTCGGGCTCGCGCTGCTGCCGATACTCGTGCGGACGCTTCTCGGCGGGGAGTTGGGGACGTTCGCGACGTACCTCGCGATCGCCGCGTTCGCGCTCATCGTCACCGTCGAACTCCACATGTTCACCTCGCTGCGAGTCACGCACTGGTTCGCGGTACTTTTCGTCGTGTTGACGACGATGGCGACGGCGGCCGCGTGGACGATCCTCCGATGGAACGCCGACCGCCTGCTCGACACCGCCTTCCTGACGACGAACGAGGCGCTGATGATCGAGTGGCTCTACGTGACGCTGGCCGGGCTCGTCGCCGGGGTCCTCTTCGACGCGTACTTCCGGCGGCGCGGGCTGCGGCTCCGCCGGGCCATCCGCCGGGTGGTGAGCCGATGAACCTCCGCGGGGTCGTCCGCCTCCGCCCGTCGCTGCGCACGCAGCGTCGCCTCACCAGAGTGATGCAGGTCCTGCTCGTCGGTATCGTCCTCTACGGCGTCGTCTTCGGCCAGCCGAAGGCGATCACGAACGGCGGGCTCGGGCTCTTCGTCACCTTCGTGCCGGCGCTGCTCGAACGCAACTACAACATCCCGCTCGACCCGTGGCTGGGCGTGTGGATCACGTCGGCCGTCTTCCTCCACACGCTTGGGTCGGCGTGGTTCTACGCGCAGATATCCTGGTGGGATCACCTCACGCACGCGCTGTCGGCGTCGCTCATCGCCGGGGCCGGGTACACGACGCTCCGCGCCATCGACCTTCACAGCGACGACATCTACATCCCCTCGCGGTTCGCGTTCGTGTTCATCTTCGTCGTCGTCCTCTCGTTCGGCGTGGTCTGGGAGCTCTTCGAGTTCGGCCTCGACATCGTCGCCGACGAGACGGGAATCTCGATGCCGCTCGCGCAGTTCGGCCTCGACGACACCGTCGCGGACCTGATGTACAACTCGGTCGGGGCGCTGCTCGTGGCGATTTTCGGGCAGGCGCACCTCTCGGGAGTCGCAGAGACCGTCCGAGAGGCCCTGTTTGGAACG
This genomic window from Halorubrum sp. PV6 contains:
- a CDS encoding DUF2103 domain-containing protein; protein product: MNCRRCGTPLRKPGDYCLTCNTANADAVVVEFGERRARLTMLDDEEVVGETTVTTRPETDEQLTEIQLRNFAGRVADEIRRKRPDTVYAAGDREPLRETRAQVHHEFYRVPDAGVDGESADDEHASPVVAWVLDRRGDRALEVIETPPREKIGGSHSTLIGDRKGRKAVSTVANHPHVKKIVPGPIDAGGTGSRTGLRAKATRAGTNGNVRLLLRDGSSVQENRIVTTAMDRETGERVREDLNEALREAELQDE